The Myxococcales bacterium genome includes a region encoding these proteins:
- a CDS encoding biopolymer transporter ExbD, whose translation MEGKKAIRAFARRLAEPDVIRELNITPMMDMMTIILVFLLKSFSASATNIKFDSNLQLPPSTTQLAAREAVGVTITKNVVLVEGDAVAPVNQGRIDPTLKRDGENGYFITPLVDILERYNRKERKVAELTGQDFDSQLMVIADADTPYRLLTEILYSCGQAGYQNYRLVVLKSND comes from the coding sequence TTGGAAGGGAAGAAGGCGATTCGGGCCTTCGCACGGCGCCTGGCCGAGCCAGACGTGATTCGTGAGCTCAACATCACGCCCATGATGGACATGATGACCATCATCCTTGTGTTCTTGTTGAAGTCCTTTTCGGCGAGCGCCACGAACATCAAGTTCGACTCGAACCTTCAGCTACCGCCCAGCACGACGCAACTCGCGGCACGTGAGGCTGTGGGCGTCACGATCACGAAGAACGTGGTGCTGGTGGAGGGCGATGCCGTCGCTCCCGTCAACCAGGGCAGGATCGATCCCACGCTCAAGCGGGACGGGGAAAACGGGTACTTCATCACGCCGCTCGTGGATATCCTCGAGCGGTACAACCGCAAAGAGCGCAAGGTGGCCGAGCTGACCGGCCAGGATTTCGACTCTCAGCTGATGGTGATCGCCGACGCCGACACACCCTACCGCCTGCTGACGGAGATCCTGTACTCGTGCGGCCAAGCGGGCTATCAAAACTATCGCCTCGTGGTTCTGAAGAGCAACGACTGA
- a CDS encoding biopolymer transporter ExbD, whose protein sequence is MTRRQVRAAMRRMREHAEEAEEETGELNLVPYMDIVTNIIIFLLASVVTSVPLGNVNVSLPTISSGGGAAADEPEKPPLNLTVTAGQTGFLIAASGGVLPAVPKKNDKYDYAELTKKLMEIKKEFPDETKATFNADAGTPYTIVVETLDAMREDTNHGLMFPDVVFAAGIL, encoded by the coding sequence ATGACCAGACGCCAGGTGCGCGCCGCCATGAGGCGCATGCGAGAGCACGCCGAAGAGGCCGAGGAAGAGACGGGGGAGTTGAACCTCGTCCCCTACATGGACATCGTCACCAACATCATCATCTTTCTCCTCGCGTCCGTGGTGACCTCAGTTCCTCTCGGCAACGTCAACGTGTCTCTGCCCACTATCTCCAGCGGTGGCGGGGCTGCAGCCGACGAGCCCGAGAAGCCGCCGTTGAATCTGACAGTCACGGCCGGGCAAACCGGTTTTCTCATCGCGGCCTCGGGCGGTGTTCTTCCGGCAGTGCCCAAGAAGAACGACAAGTACGACTACGCCGAGCTCACGAAGAAGCTGATGGAAATCAAAAAAGAGTTTCCAGACGAGACCAAGGCCACCTTCAACGCCGACGCAGGCACACCCTACACGATCGTCGTGGAGACGCTTGACGCCATGCGCGAGGACACCAACCACGGACTGATGTTTCCCGACGTGGTGTTCGCGGCCGGTATCTTGTGA
- a CDS encoding carboxypeptidase regulatory-like domain-containing protein, whose product MAVWLGFGTPCRAQAQSLEPPPVELDRAPPPPRVPGDDDDLPLTPPSWVNDPPDAEAADRGSAWGDVDAPRTLRRDPAPLPTVGEPLEGNTVSGAVGVLRVLSASTAPAGRLRLQFTGEFSSAHSMIVRRDQNTRLAGTLAGAYALRRGIELYGAFLSSSNKNRRLCSGGVCESEPDRVDPEVIRAFGDLVVGAKFARSPQPGWSVAAYTSLKFFSSTEGVFFDLGATSLTLGGAATWDMSRSSVSAKGRVPLRFHGNLGYYVDRSTNLQDFSGASQSSQLVASYAYGMGRSRLQAALAVETLGMPLGRNAQIAPFAEYHFGWVTGRANEAFADFAEPLCSSLGRPCQDNRDQQAVSFGARATFASSWSATGAVDLGFRSVGFPYGPPQAPYSFALQIGRAFDLGSGGFLVTQTPAMASIAPTEDEPVDTGVVTGRIVGPEGTPVSLAVIAVQGLARAKVASDPDGSFTSHELEPGVVDLLVTAEGFLPQSVRARVKAGMATEVQVSLEPAVNSTVRGRVVDATGKGLAARVHFSGTADVAVATDSAGAFEAPLPPGVYVARAVAEGFLTKEQRLSLETETEVDFTLRPRREVAAASYTPADGLNVRLPLSFDAQAGGLPVVLSARSYQTLDEVVDILVTQPRIRTLVIETHWDVSAGRADPKAITEQQAHAIGDYLQAQGIAADRLQLAPMGASAPLVPNVGPGRVKNRRVVLKALEG is encoded by the coding sequence TTGGCAGTGTGGCTGGGTTTCGGAACGCCCTGCCGTGCGCAGGCCCAGTCCCTCGAGCCGCCGCCGGTCGAGCTCGATCGGGCGCCCCCGCCGCCCCGCGTGCCTGGTGACGACGACGATCTTCCTCTGACGCCGCCTTCCTGGGTGAACGATCCGCCCGACGCCGAGGCCGCCGATCGAGGTTCCGCGTGGGGCGACGTGGACGCACCAAGGACCTTGCGGCGAGACCCGGCACCGCTGCCGACCGTGGGCGAGCCCCTCGAGGGCAACACGGTGTCGGGAGCCGTGGGCGTCCTGAGGGTTCTCTCCGCTTCCACCGCACCCGCAGGTCGACTCAGGTTGCAGTTCACGGGTGAGTTTTCGAGCGCGCACAGCATGATCGTCCGCCGCGACCAAAACACCCGCCTCGCAGGAACCTTGGCAGGTGCCTACGCCCTTCGGAGGGGCATCGAGCTTTACGGCGCGTTCCTCAGCAGCTCGAACAAGAATCGTCGTTTGTGCTCGGGGGGCGTGTGCGAAAGCGAACCCGACCGTGTCGATCCCGAGGTCATTCGCGCGTTTGGCGATCTCGTCGTCGGGGCCAAATTCGCGCGGTCTCCGCAGCCCGGGTGGTCGGTGGCGGCGTACACGAGCCTCAAGTTCTTTTCGTCGACCGAAGGGGTTTTCTTCGACCTCGGCGCTACGTCTCTCACGCTCGGCGGGGCTGCCACCTGGGACATGTCGAGGTCGAGTGTTTCGGCGAAGGGCCGGGTGCCCCTGCGGTTTCACGGCAATCTTGGCTACTACGTGGACCGTTCGACGAACCTCCAAGATTTCAGCGGGGCGTCTCAGTCTTCGCAGCTGGTCGCGAGCTATGCGTACGGAATGGGACGTAGCCGTTTGCAGGCCGCCCTGGCTGTCGAGACGCTCGGAATGCCCCTCGGCCGCAACGCGCAGATCGCCCCTTTTGCGGAGTACCACTTCGGGTGGGTCACAGGCCGCGCGAACGAGGCGTTCGCGGATTTTGCGGAGCCGCTGTGTTCCAGCTTGGGACGTCCGTGCCAGGACAACCGCGACCAGCAAGCCGTTAGCTTCGGCGCCCGGGCCACCTTTGCCTCCTCCTGGTCCGCGACGGGCGCCGTGGACCTGGGATTCCGCTCCGTGGGCTTTCCCTACGGGCCCCCGCAGGCGCCCTATTCGTTTGCTTTACAGATAGGCCGGGCCTTCGATCTTGGCTCCGGGGGCTTTCTCGTCACGCAGACGCCTGCCATGGCCTCGATCGCGCCCACTGAGGACGAACCGGTAGACACGGGCGTGGTGACGGGGCGCATCGTCGGTCCCGAGGGCACGCCGGTGTCTCTTGCGGTGATTGCGGTGCAGGGTCTGGCGCGCGCCAAGGTGGCCTCGGACCCCGACGGCTCCTTCACATCTCACGAACTGGAACCCGGGGTCGTGGATCTGCTCGTTACGGCCGAGGGCTTCCTGCCCCAAAGCGTGCGCGCCCGTGTCAAAGCGGGCATGGCCACCGAAGTGCAAGTGTCGCTGGAGCCCGCGGTGAACTCGACGGTCCGTGGCCGTGTGGTGGACGCCACGGGCAAGGGCTTGGCGGCGCGTGTTCACTTCAGTGGCACCGCCGACGTGGCGGTGGCCACAGATTCCGCGGGGGCCTTCGAAGCGCCGCTGCCACCGGGAGTCTACGTTGCAAGGGCCGTGGCCGAGGGCTTTCTCACGAAAGAGCAGCGTTTGAGTCTCGAGACCGAGACGGAGGTCGACTTCACGTTGCGTCCCCGCCGCGAGGTCGCAGCGGCCTCCTACACGCCCGCCGACGGGCTGAACGTCCGGCTTCCCCTCTCATTCGATGCGCAGGCGGGGGGGCTTCCTGTGGTGCTCTCGGCCCGTTCGTATCAGACGCTCGACGAGGTGGTGGATATTTTGGTAACGCAGCCCCGCATCCGCACCTTGGTGATCGAAACACACTGGGACGTCTCCGCGGGCCGGGCCGATCCCAAAGCCATCACCGAGCAACAAGCCCACGCCATCGGCGACTACCTCCAAGCGCAAGGTATCGCGGCCGACCGCCTTCAGCTCGCGCCCATGGGCGCCTCGGCGCCCTTGGTGCCGAACGTGGGTCCAGGGCGAGTCAAGAATCGCCGCGTGGTGCTGAAGGCCCTGGAAGGATAG
- a CDS encoding ATP-binding cassette domain-containing protein yields MIRLDQVSKQHGNQILFVEAAAALFRGEKVGLVGPNGAGKSTIFRLIIKEESPDEGQVSIDKGISIGYFSQDVGEMSGRTVVAEVMDGAGPVAALAVELKQLELDLADPDKADHMDKLLERFGEVQARFDELGGYALEARAREILAGLGFADEVMDGDVGKLSGGWKMRVALARILLMQPDAMLLDEPSNHLDIESLIWLETFLKGYEGALLMTSHDREFLNRIVTRIIEIDGGTLTSYTGNYDFYEKQRALNEAQAEAAYQRQQAMLAKEMRFIERFKAQAAKAAQVQSRVKKLDKIEKVEPPKRRKTLDFEFPACARSGEDVVKIERVAKAYGSKIIYDRLDLFVKRKERWAIMGVNGAGKSTLLKLVAGQTLPDAGTVTVGASVQMGYFAQHAMEVLEGDKTVFEQLEAAFPLANIGSLRSLAGCFGFSGDDVDKPCRILSGGEKARLVLARLLYARPNFLVFDEPTNHLDMSTKDMMLRALGDYEGTMLFVSHDRQFLAALSNRVLELTPEGPVPYGGGYLEYVARSGHEAPGLR; encoded by the coding sequence GTGATTCGTCTCGACCAAGTCAGCAAACAACACGGGAACCAGATCCTCTTCGTCGAGGCCGCTGCCGCCTTGTTCAGGGGAGAAAAGGTGGGGCTCGTGGGACCCAACGGTGCAGGCAAGTCCACCATTTTTCGGCTCATCATCAAGGAAGAGAGCCCCGACGAGGGTCAGGTCTCGATCGACAAGGGCATCTCCATCGGTTACTTCAGCCAGGACGTGGGCGAGATGTCCGGGCGCACCGTCGTGGCAGAGGTCATGGATGGCGCCGGGCCCGTGGCCGCATTGGCCGTGGAGCTCAAGCAGCTCGAGCTCGACCTTGCCGACCCTGACAAAGCGGACCACATGGACAAGCTTCTCGAGAGGTTTGGTGAGGTCCAGGCCCGTTTCGACGAGCTCGGCGGCTACGCTCTCGAGGCGCGCGCCCGCGAGATCCTGGCAGGCCTCGGCTTCGCAGACGAGGTCATGGACGGGGACGTGGGCAAGCTCTCGGGCGGCTGGAAGATGCGTGTGGCGCTGGCGCGCATCCTGCTCATGCAACCGGACGCCATGCTGCTCGATGAGCCCTCGAACCACTTGGACATCGAATCGCTCATTTGGCTCGAGACGTTTCTCAAGGGCTACGAAGGGGCGTTGCTGATGACGAGCCACGATCGCGAGTTTTTGAACCGCATCGTGACCCGCATCATCGAGATCGACGGCGGCACGCTCACCTCGTATACGGGCAACTACGATTTTTACGAAAAACAGCGCGCGCTCAACGAAGCCCAGGCAGAGGCGGCCTACCAGCGCCAGCAAGCCATGCTGGCCAAGGAGATGCGCTTCATCGAGCGATTCAAAGCCCAGGCCGCAAAGGCCGCGCAGGTCCAGTCGCGCGTCAAGAAGCTCGACAAGATAGAAAAGGTGGAGCCCCCGAAGCGACGAAAGACGCTCGACTTCGAGTTTCCCGCCTGTGCCCGATCGGGCGAGGACGTGGTGAAGATCGAACGGGTGGCAAAGGCCTACGGCAGCAAGATCATCTACGACCGTCTCGACCTGTTCGTGAAGCGCAAGGAGCGATGGGCGATCATGGGCGTCAACGGCGCCGGAAAGTCCACGCTGCTCAAGCTGGTTGCAGGACAAACGCTTCCAGACGCGGGCACCGTCACGGTCGGGGCCAGCGTACAGATGGGCTACTTCGCCCAGCACGCGATGGAGGTCCTCGAAGGGGACAAGACGGTGTTCGAGCAGCTCGAGGCCGCGTTCCCCCTTGCCAACATTGGCTCGCTGCGCTCCCTGGCCGGGTGCTTTGGGTTCTCGGGCGACGACGTGGACAAACCCTGTCGCATCCTTTCGGGCGGTGAAAAAGCGCGGCTGGTCCTGGCCCGCCTGCTCTACGCGCGACCCAACTTTCTGGTCTTCGACGAGCCTACCAACCACCTGGACATGTCCACCAAGGACATGATGCTGCGGGCCCTTGGCGACTACGAGGGCACGATGTTGTTCGTGTCTCACGACCGGCAATTTTTGGCCGCGCTCTCGAACCGGGTGCTGGAGCTCACACCCGAAGGCCCCGTACCCTATGGCGGAGGATACCTGGAGTACGTGGCACGCAGCGGCCACGAGGCGCCCGGGCTGCGTTGA
- a CDS encoding MotA/TolQ/ExbB proton channel family protein — MQGISEFLEKGGFFMYINLLCSVVTITIIVDRAIFFLAKASVNAKAFLEQIRKLVLANNVDRAVKLCSATSAPVAQVAKAALQRVHRGELAIAQAIEETLVDVSPMLKKRVQVLWSVANIATLIGLLGTVAGLIKAFGAVAAAKPEERTAILSEGISEALNNTAMGLSIAVTCIIAHAFFSAASKKQVSDLEGFAMKLENLLAESSKGGQA; from the coding sequence ATGCAAGGAATTTCCGAGTTTTTGGAGAAGGGCGGCTTCTTCATGTACATCAACCTGCTGTGCTCGGTGGTCACGATTACGATCATCGTGGACAGGGCGATCTTCTTCCTTGCGAAGGCCAGCGTGAACGCCAAAGCCTTCCTCGAACAGATCCGAAAGTTGGTGTTGGCCAACAACGTGGACCGCGCCGTGAAGCTTTGCTCCGCTACCAGCGCCCCCGTGGCCCAGGTCGCGAAGGCAGCCCTTCAGCGCGTGCACCGGGGCGAACTGGCGATCGCCCAGGCCATCGAAGAAACGTTGGTCGACGTCAGCCCCATGTTGAAGAAGCGCGTGCAGGTTCTGTGGTCGGTCGCAAACATCGCGACCCTCATCGGCCTCCTGGGTACCGTGGCCGGTCTCATCAAGGCGTTCGGCGCCGTGGCCGCGGCCAAGCCGGAAGAGCGGACCGCGATCCTCTCCGAAGGTATTTCGGAAGCGCTCAACAACACGGCTATGGGTCTGTCCATCGCCGTGACCTGCATCATCGCTCACGCCTTCTTCTCGGCCGCTTCGAAGAAGCAGGTGTCGGACCTCGAAGGCTTCGCCATGAAGCTCGAGAACCTCCTGGCCGAGTCCTCCAAGGGCGGCCAGGCCTGA